One window from the genome of Anaerolineae bacterium encodes:
- a CDS encoding hydrogenase expression protein gives MIESLPSSVHCCCPEGRGPLPSRPELLPAGKLPNHLLATLLDRYATPAERIVLGPGVGRDAAVIDMGDRYLVAKTDPITFATDEIGWYLVNVNANDIATTGGTPRWLLVTALFPVGATDLAVVERVFAQLSHACRHLGIALCGGHTEITSGLDHVVLVGQMLGEVAPEDLVTPEGLRPGDAIVLTKGIAIEGTAILAREMGSELEGLIPPAVLERAAGYLHDPGISVVADARAATGAARLHAMHDPTEGGLATALSELATAAGVGLRIRADRVRVFPETELLCRHFGISPWGTIASGALLIGCAASDAPAVIQAVRAERIWADVIGEAVAGSSVVVTDGEGNEEPLPTFARDEVARLLEEA, from the coding sequence ATGATAGAATCGCTTCCGTCGAGCGTGCACTGCTGCTGCCCAGAAGGGAGAGGCCCATTGCCCAGCCGCCCAGAACTACTGCCCGCCGGCAAGCTGCCCAATCACCTACTGGCCACCTTGCTGGACCGCTATGCCACCCCTGCCGAGCGAATCGTCCTCGGGCCCGGGGTCGGGCGAGACGCTGCCGTGATAGACATGGGCGACCGCTACCTGGTGGCCAAGACCGACCCCATCACCTTCGCCACTGACGAGATCGGCTGGTACCTCGTCAACGTCAACGCCAACGACATCGCCACTACTGGAGGGACTCCCCGCTGGCTGCTGGTCACGGCTCTGTTCCCCGTCGGCGCCACCGACCTGGCCGTCGTGGAGCGGGTGTTCGCCCAGCTCAGCCATGCCTGCCGTCACCTGGGGATAGCCCTGTGCGGCGGCCACACCGAGATCACCTCCGGCCTCGACCACGTGGTCCTCGTCGGGCAGATGCTAGGAGAGGTGGCCCCGGAAGACCTGGTGACTCCGGAAGGCCTGCGCCCGGGGGACGCCATCGTGCTCACCAAAGGGATCGCCATCGAGGGCACGGCCATTCTTGCCCGCGAGATGGGCTCCGAGCTAGAGGGCCTGATTCCGCCTGCCGTATTGGAGCGAGCCGCTGGCTACCTCCACGACCCGGGCATCAGCGTGGTCGCCGATGCCCGGGCGGCCACGGGGGCGGCTCGCCTGCACGCCATGCACGACCCCACCGAAGGTGGGCTGGCCACGGCGCTGTCCGAGCTGGCCACCGCAGCCGGCGTGGGTCTGCGCATCCGAGCCGACCGGGTCCGCGTCTTCCCGGAGACGGAGCTCCTCTGCCGGCACTTCGGCATCAGCCCCTGGGGCACCATCGCCTCCGGTGCCCTGCTCATCGGCTGCGCTGCCTCTGACGCTCCCGCTGTGATCCAGGCGGTCCGAGCGGAGCGAATTTGGGCCGATGTCATCGGGGAGGCGGTCGCGGGGAGTAGCGTCGTGGTGACCGACGGCGAAGGCAACGAGGAGCCCCTGCCTACCTTCGCTCGGGACGAGGTGGCGCGGCTTCTCGAGGAGGCGTAG
- a CDS encoding carbon-nitrogen hydrolase family protein — translation MTQSPSTVTLAGLVLPNVKWDVQGNVGRLERLAREAAHRGADLIVAPEACLDGYCLTDLRGSVPGEEQLDRYRTVAQTWPDAPPLRHLAGLAVELGVYLLFGGIEQLSGCLYNTAFIMGPDGPVGRYHKTHIGWERIAHTPGESLPVFKAPWGVYGVLICFDRQFPEAARTLALQGAQLILVPSNGMYRGINDPMMCVRAYENAAYLAFVHPLDCLIISPRGRVLAANEDSGCEEIVIHRLDLSRSTDLRQRPESLMSERRPHLYRSSAT, via the coding sequence GTGACCCAATCCCCTAGTACCGTTACCCTCGCCGGTCTGGTCCTCCCCAATGTGAAGTGGGACGTGCAGGGCAACGTCGGCCGCCTGGAGCGGCTGGCCCGGGAAGCAGCCCATCGTGGCGCCGACCTCATCGTCGCCCCGGAGGCCTGCCTGGACGGTTACTGCCTCACCGACCTCCGCGGATCAGTGCCGGGCGAGGAGCAGCTCGACCGCTACCGCACTGTGGCCCAAACCTGGCCCGACGCCCCGCCCCTGAGGCACCTGGCCGGCCTGGCCGTCGAGTTGGGCGTGTACCTCCTGTTCGGCGGCATCGAGCAGCTCTCGGGATGCCTCTACAACACCGCCTTCATCATGGGCCCTGACGGCCCGGTGGGTCGGTACCACAAGACGCATATCGGCTGGGAGCGGATAGCTCACACCCCAGGGGAAAGCCTGCCTGTGTTCAAGGCCCCCTGGGGAGTCTACGGGGTTCTCATCTGCTTCGATCGCCAGTTTCCCGAGGCCGCTCGCACCCTGGCGCTCCAGGGGGCGCAGCTGATCCTGGTTCCCTCCAACGGCATGTATCGCGGCATCAACGACCCGATGATGTGTGTGCGGGCATACGAGAACGCTGCCTACCTGGCCTTCGTTCATCCCCTTGACTGCCTCATCATCTCCCCCCGTGGCCGTGTCCTGGCGGCGAACGAGGACTCGGGCTGCGAGGAGATAGTCATACACAGGCTGGATCTCAGCCGGTCTACGGACCTTCGCCAGCGGCCCGAGTCTCTCATGTCGGAGCGACGACCTCACCTGTACCGCTCCTCGGCCACCTGA
- a CDS encoding DNA replication/repair protein RecF, translated as MRVTRLVLAHFRNYAREEVRPSPGANLFLGGNAQGKSNLIEAVALLSTTRSFRTAVDRHLINRAFLDEPIVHARLLAEVEGGPHRTIELVITQEAGDSIAGPPSTRKHLRLDGVSHRLLDALGVLPTVLFTPDDVSLVGGAPSGRRRFLDVLLCQASRDYCRALSLYNRCLTQRNHLLRLIRRRRSEPDQLLYWDRLLAENGVLISRQRGDAIARMSVGAVDTHEALARGERLTLTYLPSTPLGETTVDGPDPVQRWEQAYQAMHETDLDRGVTTAGPHRDDVAVEIDGMEAASYASRGQMRTAALTLRLVEADYLRQELGRRPVLLFDDVMSELDAARRRALEQVMLDSSQSLITGLDQEPFSCSFLRAARVFAISAGRVELLRPPGEDAGTGLPADGDTPEG; from the coding sequence ATGCGCGTAACCCGCCTCGTTCTGGCGCACTTTCGCAACTACGCCCGGGAAGAGGTACGACCCTCACCGGGCGCCAACCTCTTTCTGGGTGGCAACGCCCAGGGTAAGAGCAACCTGATCGAGGCAGTTGCCCTCCTGAGCACCACCCGTTCCTTCCGCACGGCCGTCGATCGACACCTCATCAATCGGGCCTTCCTGGATGAGCCGATCGTGCACGCCCGCCTCCTGGCAGAAGTCGAGGGGGGGCCGCACCGCACTATCGAGCTAGTGATCACTCAGGAGGCAGGGGACAGCATCGCCGGCCCTCCATCCACCCGCAAGCACCTCCGCCTAGACGGGGTCTCACACCGACTCCTGGACGCACTAGGAGTGCTGCCCACCGTGCTCTTCACCCCCGATGATGTCTCCCTGGTCGGTGGAGCCCCTTCGGGCCGACGGCGCTTCCTGGACGTGCTGCTGTGCCAGGCAAGCCGAGACTACTGCCGTGCCCTGTCCCTCTACAACCGTTGCCTCACCCAGCGCAACCACCTCCTCCGCCTCATCCGTCGCCGCCGTAGCGAACCCGATCAGCTCCTCTACTGGGACCGCCTGCTCGCGGAGAATGGAGTCCTCATCAGCCGGCAACGGGGCGATGCCATCGCCCGCATGTCGGTGGGGGCAGTCGATACCCACGAGGCCCTGGCCAGAGGCGAGCGCCTGACGCTCACCTACTTGCCCAGCACGCCCCTGGGCGAGACAACCGTCGATGGGCCCGATCCGGTGCAGCGGTGGGAGCAGGCATACCAGGCCATGCACGAGACGGACCTGGACCGGGGCGTCACCACGGCGGGGCCGCATCGCGATGACGTGGCAGTGGAGATAGACGGGATGGAGGCCGCCAGCTATGCCTCTCGGGGGCAGATGCGGACGGCAGCGCTCACTCTGCGGCTGGTGGAGGCGGACTATCTCCGTCAGGAACTGGGCCGTCGGCCCGTCCTGCTCTTTGATGACGTCATGTCAGAGCTGGATGCTGCCCGGCGCCGGGCTCTGGAGCAGGTCATGCTGGACTCAAGCCAGTCCCTCATCACCGGCCTGGATCAGGAGCCTTTCAGCTGTAGCTTCCTTCGCGCCGCCCGCGTATTCGCCATTTCGGCCGGACGAGTGGAGCTACTCAGACCGCCCGGAGAGGACGCCGGGACGGGACTCCCGGCCGACGGGGATACTCCGGAGGGGTAA
- a CDS encoding histidine phosphatase family protein produces MATTILLVRHGQTAWNTGERFRGRADIPLNPTGRAQAEALARRLASEPPAAALFSSPLQRAVDTGRPVASALGLELHTSEALVDIDYGRFSGLSLPEARELYPEVYQAWTDAPHTVRLPGGESLAQVRARAGEYAWSLADRYEGERIILVTHLAVCRALFCYLLGLPESSFWCFHLDTASISEFRLRRGQATMIRANDTAHLAGGLTG; encoded by the coding sequence ATGGCTACTACCATCCTCCTTGTTCGCCACGGTCAGACCGCCTGGAACACCGGCGAACGGTTTCGCGGCCGCGCCGATATCCCGCTTAACCCCACCGGCCGGGCGCAGGCCGAGGCACTGGCCCGCCGTCTGGCGAGCGAGCCGCCCGCAGCCGCCCTCTTCTCCAGCCCTCTGCAGCGGGCAGTAGACACGGGCAGGCCTGTCGCATCTGCGCTCGGGTTGGAGCTGCACACGTCCGAGGCTCTCGTTGACATTGACTACGGGCGCTTCTCCGGCCTCTCTCTCCCAGAGGCGCGGGAGCTGTACCCCGAGGTCTACCAGGCCTGGACCGATGCCCCCCACACTGTCAGGTTACCCGGAGGAGAGTCCCTGGCCCAGGTGCGCGCGCGTGCCGGGGAGTACGCCTGGTCGTTGGCCGATCGTTACGAAGGGGAGCGGATCATCCTGGTGACTCACCTGGCTGTCTGTCGGGCCCTCTTCTGCTACCTGCTGGGGCTGCCAGAGTCCTCCTTCTGGTGCTTCCACCTGGATACGGCCTCGATCAGCGAGTTTCGCCTCAGACGCGGGCAGGCAACCATGATCCGGGCGAACGACACGGCGCACCTGGCCGGGGGGCTCACGGGGTAA
- a CDS encoding DMT family transporter: protein MSLGALAAASVTLVLWASAFAGIRAALAGYGPGELALFRFVIASTVLAVYAVITRMRVARPEDLPQIALAGLLGITVYHLTLNYGELTVGAGPAAFLVNAAPVVTAALGWLWLGERLSAPGWAGIGVSFVGVTVIALGEGEQMRLEPGVLLILVSAIATSLYFVLQKRLLQRYRALPLTTYAIWVGTVLMLPFGLSLPAAVRQAPMSATLAAVYLGVFPAAVAYVSWTYVLSQMPASQASAFLFLSPPLATLIAWLWLGEAPSPVSLGGGVLALVGVVLVNVRKTTTSATQRRAD from the coding sequence TTGAGCCTTGGGGCCCTGGCGGCGGCTTCGGTGACGCTAGTGCTGTGGGCCTCAGCCTTCGCGGGAATACGGGCGGCCTTGGCCGGGTACGGCCCTGGGGAGCTGGCGCTGTTTCGATTCGTGATCGCTTCCACCGTACTGGCTGTTTACGCGGTCATCACCCGCATGCGTGTGGCCCGGCCAGAAGACCTTCCGCAGATAGCCTTGGCCGGTCTCCTAGGAATCACCGTCTACCACCTGACATTGAACTACGGCGAGCTTACCGTGGGCGCCGGTCCGGCCGCCTTTCTCGTCAATGCGGCTCCCGTGGTGACCGCCGCTCTGGGGTGGCTCTGGCTGGGAGAACGGTTGTCGGCGCCGGGGTGGGCCGGCATAGGAGTAAGCTTCGTGGGAGTGACCGTCATCGCGCTGGGCGAGGGGGAGCAGATGCGCTTGGAACCCGGAGTTCTGCTTATCCTGGTGTCGGCCATCGCCACCAGTCTGTACTTCGTCCTGCAGAAGAGACTGCTGCAGCGTTATCGCGCCTTGCCTCTCACCACTTACGCTATCTGGGTGGGAACGGTGCTGATGCTGCCCTTCGGCCTGTCGCTTCCAGCAGCGGTGCGCCAGGCTCCCATGTCGGCCACTCTGGCGGCCGTCTACCTGGGCGTCTTCCCCGCGGCGGTGGCCTACGTGAGCTGGACCTACGTGCTCTCCCAGATGCCTGCCTCGCAGGCGTCGGCCTTCCTCTTCCTATCTCCCCCGTTAGCCACCTTGATCGCCTGGCTCTGGTTGGGGGAGGCGCCGTCACCGGTGTCCCTCGGAGGAGGGGTGCTAGCCCTAGTCGGGGTGGTGCTGGTGAACGTGCGGAAGACAACCACTTCCGCCACGCAACGCCGGGCGGACTGA
- a CDS encoding methyltransferase, with product MTSRERVLAAIDHREADRVPVDLGGMRSTGIMAMAYASLKRHLGISEGGIYVYDPGQQLALVEKPVLERYGADVVPLDLGTLKGWQPWVLPDGTQAQLVADFILEPDGEGGWYQVSGGRRVSHKPAASYYFDTIYHPLAEAQSVADVEGYELAEMPDEDLRLLEAEARRLRSETEYAIMGAFGGAFLEGGQGLRGWDQFLVDLAVDRPLAVAILDRILERNLHNVRRYLDSVGSYIDLIQVGGDLGTQAGPQIRPEWYYELIQPRQKAFWSEIHRLSDCKVFLHSCGSIRDLIDGIIDAGCDVLNPVQTSARGMDAAELKAEFGDRITFWGGGCDTQSVLPFGTPEQVYEHVKERLEILKPGGGFVFCQIHNIQAGTPPENIEAMYQAVRDNWRYEGAR from the coding sequence GTGACTTCGCGGGAGAGGGTGCTGGCGGCAATTGACCATCGCGAGGCCGATCGTGTGCCCGTGGACCTGGGGGGTATGCGATCCACGGGCATCATGGCCATGGCGTATGCGTCGCTGAAGAGACACCTAGGAATATCGGAGGGGGGCATCTATGTCTATGACCCGGGGCAGCAGTTGGCCCTGGTGGAGAAGCCTGTTCTGGAGCGATATGGGGCTGACGTGGTCCCTCTGGATCTAGGTACGCTGAAGGGGTGGCAACCGTGGGTGTTGCCCGATGGCACCCAGGCGCAGCTGGTAGCCGACTTCATCCTAGAGCCCGATGGTGAGGGAGGCTGGTATCAGGTCTCCGGGGGGCGTCGCGTGTCCCACAAGCCAGCGGCCAGCTACTACTTCGACACCATCTACCACCCGCTAGCCGAGGCCCAGTCCGTAGCTGACGTCGAGGGCTACGAGCTTGCTGAGATGCCGGACGAAGACTTGCGCCTACTGGAGGCGGAGGCCCGGCGGCTACGGTCGGAGACCGAGTACGCCATCATGGGTGCGTTTGGCGGGGCGTTTCTTGAGGGTGGCCAGGGGCTGAGGGGCTGGGATCAGTTCTTGGTGGACCTGGCTGTAGACAGACCCCTGGCGGTGGCCATTCTGGATCGCATACTGGAGCGCAACCTGCACAACGTTCGTCGCTACTTGGACTCAGTGGGGTCCTACATAGATCTCATTCAGGTCGGTGGCGACTTGGGTACGCAGGCTGGGCCTCAGATCCGACCTGAGTGGTACTACGAGCTTATCCAGCCGCGACAGAAGGCTTTCTGGAGCGAAATCCACAGGCTGTCCGACTGCAAGGTGTTCCTCCATTCCTGTGGCTCCATCCGGGATCTGATTGATGGGATCATTGATGCCGGGTGCGACGTGCTCAACCCGGTGCAGACCTCAGCCCGGGGGATGGACGCGGCGGAGCTGAAGGCGGAGTTCGGCGATCGAATCACATTCTGGGGCGGAGGCTGCGACACTCAGTCAGTGCTCCCCTTCGGCACGCCAGAGCAGGTGTACGAGCATGTGAAGGAGCGCCTGGAGATCCTCAAGCCGGGCGGTGGTTTCGTCTTCTGCCAGATCCACAACATCCAGGCGGGCACACCGCCGGAGAACATCGAGGCGATGTACCAGGCGGTGCGCGACAACTGGCGCTACGAGGGGGCCCGATGA
- a CDS encoding beta-galactosidase: protein MAIRLGVAWYPEHWPEERWQVDLDLMRRAGLSVVRIGEFAWADLEPEEGRFDLAWLVRATDLAHRNGLSVVIGTPTAAPPAWLTRAYPEVLAVDRTGQPAQHGKRCHYDVTSPLYRAFCARIAEEMARTLGRAPGVIGWQIDNEYNRVSFSRQAAVGFRLWLQRQYADERGHPSLERLNQAWTTSYWSERYRDWAEIPLPAEENHNPGLVLSFRRFVTEAYLEHQRAQIAAIRAHADPSHWITSNFMGFFPGFDHYTICEELDLASWDHYIGTGHLDLDRAGAAHDLTRGFKRRNFWVMETQPGCVNWSPINNVLDRGEARVMAWNGIAHGADAVLYWQWRSALGGQEQYHGTLLAPDGQPRPFYREVQELARDVDRLGDLLDGTTVNAEVALLHSYEDRWAIDGQRHHRDFDPLEHLLHFYRPFAVRSIATDIISTRAPLLGHGYRLVIAAPVHIVDDAIAAELLAFVREGGHLVLGPRSGFKDADNALQPQRQPALLQEAAGAHVEEYYALRDPVPVRLGVHGEESSGMASIWAEWLEPGIGTQVLARYGVSNGWLDGQAAVTAHQFGRGRVYYVGAWMDDGLQSRLLGWIGAQAGVEPVLAGLPPAVRAVRRGDAFVILNGGREPASVRLPWRGYDHLGGDGPVEELSLGAYGVAVVTRAD from the coding sequence ATGGCCATCCGCCTTGGTGTCGCGTGGTACCCGGAGCATTGGCCGGAGGAGCGCTGGCAGGTAGACCTGGACCTCATGCGCCGCGCCGGCTTGAGCGTGGTACGCATTGGTGAATTCGCCTGGGCGGATCTGGAGCCGGAAGAGGGCCGGTTCGATCTGGCCTGGCTAGTGCGGGCTACAGACCTGGCCCATCGCAACGGACTCTCAGTGGTGATTGGCACGCCCACCGCTGCCCCTCCCGCCTGGCTGACGCGGGCCTACCCGGAGGTGTTGGCGGTGGATCGGACAGGGCAGCCGGCCCAGCACGGCAAGCGCTGCCACTACGACGTCACCAGCCCTCTCTATCGCGCCTTCTGTGCCCGCATCGCCGAAGAGATGGCTCGGACTTTGGGCCGGGCCCCCGGCGTCATCGGCTGGCAGATTGACAATGAGTACAACCGGGTGAGCTTCAGCCGGCAGGCAGCGGTGGGATTCCGCCTATGGCTGCAGCGGCAATACGCCGACGAGCGCGGCCATCCCTCACTGGAACGACTGAACCAGGCCTGGACGACTTCATACTGGAGCGAGCGTTACCGAGACTGGGCCGAGATCCCGCTGCCGGCCGAGGAGAACCATAACCCCGGCCTGGTGCTCAGCTTCCGCCGCTTCGTCACTGAGGCGTACCTAGAGCACCAGCGGGCACAGATCGCGGCCATCCGCGCCCACGCCGATCCGTCACACTGGATCACCAGCAACTTCATGGGCTTCTTCCCCGGCTTCGACCACTACACCATCTGTGAGGAGCTGGACTTGGCGTCGTGGGATCACTACATCGGCACCGGCCATCTGGATCTTGACCGGGCCGGCGCTGCCCACGATCTGACCCGGGGCTTCAAGCGGCGCAACTTCTGGGTGATGGAGACGCAGCCAGGCTGCGTCAACTGGTCGCCCATCAACAACGTTCTGGACCGCGGGGAAGCGAGGGTCATGGCCTGGAACGGCATCGCCCATGGTGCCGACGCGGTCCTGTACTGGCAGTGGCGGTCCGCCCTCGGCGGGCAGGAGCAATACCACGGTACGCTGCTGGCGCCGGATGGCCAGCCCCGCCCCTTCTACCGCGAAGTGCAGGAGTTGGCCAGGGACGTTGATCGGCTGGGGGACTTGCTGGATGGCACCACTGTGAACGCCGAGGTGGCACTGCTGCACTCCTACGAGGATCGGTGGGCTATAGATGGGCAGCGTCACCACCGCGACTTCGATCCGCTAGAGCACCTGCTGCACTTCTATCGTCCCTTTGCTGTCCGTAGCATTGCCACCGACATCATCTCTACCCGCGCCCCATTGCTGGGCCATGGATACCGCCTGGTGATTGCTGCGCCGGTGCACATCGTTGACGATGCCATCGCGGCAGAGTTGCTCGCCTTCGTGCGCGAGGGCGGCCACCTGGTGCTGGGCCCTCGCAGCGGCTTCAAGGACGCCGACAATGCACTGCAGCCGCAGCGACAGCCGGCTCTGCTACAGGAGGCCGCCGGTGCGCACGTCGAGGAGTACTATGCCCTGAGGGATCCGGTTCCGGTGCGTCTGGGGGTGCACGGCGAGGAGAGCTCGGGCATGGCATCCATCTGGGCCGAGTGGCTGGAGCCGGGCATCGGCACCCAGGTGCTGGCCCGCTACGGAGTTTCGAACGGCTGGCTGGACGGCCAGGCGGCGGTGACGGCGCATCAGTTCGGGCGCGGCAGGGTCTACTACGTGGGCGCCTGGATGGATGACGGGCTACAGAGCCGGCTGCTAGGGTGGATCGGGGCGCAGGCGGGCGTCGAACCGGTACTGGCGGGCCTTCCGCCAGCGGTGCGGGCCGTGCGCCGAGGCGATGCCTTCGTCATTCTCAACGGGGGTCGGGAGCCAGCATCGGTGCGCCTCCCCTGGAGGGGATACGACCACCTGGGCGGGGACGGCCCGGTGGAGGAGCTCAGCCTGGGCGCCTACGGCGTGGCTGTGGTGACGAGAGCCGACTAG
- the dnaN gene encoding DNA polymerase III subunit beta produces MRVSCLQENLARGLGIAGRAVSSRMSLPILSNVLVATDEGRLRLSATNLEIAITCSVGAKVEAEGAIAVPARTFADFVATLPPLPLLLEADPATQTLHIQCGRTKANLKGSPAEDFPARVQAGPDGVIELDSDLLRSMISQVTFAAAPDMERPILAGVLAEFAGPVLTLVAADSFRLSLRRAALKHEVPESTQTIIPARALNEVARIASDTEGPIRMHLLKERSQVLFRIGDVELVSQLVEGLFPDYKQIIPKTYLTRTVVDTKELQAAVRRTSIIARGANNIIRLQIHAEEGDEPSHLTVSAVAAELGDNVVDLDALVEGESTRVAFNARYLLDLLDVVTTENVVLETSSPSSPGVFRPVGPEAEDFTHIVMPMYVAD; encoded by the coding sequence ATGAGAGTATCGTGCCTGCAAGAGAACCTGGCCCGTGGCCTTGGCATCGCCGGTCGAGCCGTGAGCTCACGCATGTCGCTGCCGATCCTCAGCAACGTGCTGGTGGCCACCGACGAGGGTCGCCTGCGCCTCAGCGCCACCAACCTCGAGATCGCCATCACCTGCTCCGTGGGCGCCAAGGTGGAAGCAGAGGGCGCCATCGCCGTCCCTGCGCGCACCTTCGCCGACTTCGTGGCCACCCTGCCCCCACTACCGCTTCTGCTAGAGGCCGACCCGGCCACCCAGACGTTGCACATCCAGTGCGGCCGCACCAAGGCCAACCTCAAAGGCAGCCCGGCAGAGGACTTCCCCGCCCGCGTCCAGGCCGGACCAGACGGGGTTATCGAGCTGGACTCGGACCTGCTGCGCAGCATGATCTCCCAGGTCACCTTCGCCGCCGCTCCCGACATGGAGCGGCCCATCCTGGCCGGCGTGCTGGCCGAGTTCGCGGGGCCCGTGCTTACTCTGGTGGCAGCCGACAGCTTCCGCCTCTCTCTCCGTCGGGCCGCCCTCAAGCATGAGGTACCAGAGTCCACACAGACCATCATCCCCGCTCGGGCGCTCAACGAAGTGGCCAGGATCGCGAGCGACACCGAGGGGCCAATCCGGATGCACCTTCTCAAGGAGAGATCGCAGGTGCTTTTCCGTATCGGCGACGTGGAACTGGTCTCCCAGTTGGTCGAGGGCTTGTTCCCCGACTACAAGCAGATCATCCCCAAGACCTATCTCACCCGCACCGTGGTGGACACCAAGGAACTGCAGGCAGCGGTCCGCCGCACCTCAATCATCGCCCGCGGTGCCAACAACATAATCCGGCTGCAGATCCACGCTGAGGAAGGCGACGAGCCCTCTCACCTCACCGTCTCCGCCGTAGCGGCCGAGCTGGGAGACAACGTGGTGGACCTCGACGCGCTGGTAGAGGGAGAGTCCACGCGGGTGGCCTTCAACGCCCGGTACCTCCTCGACCTGCTGGACGTAGTGACCACGGAGAACGTGGTGCTGGAGACCAGCAGCCCCTCTAGCCCGGGTGTCTTCCGTCCGGTGGGACCGGAGGCAGAGGACTTCACCCACATAGTCATGCCCATGTACGTGGCTGACTGA
- the rsmG gene encoding 16S rRNA (guanine(527)-N(7))-methyltransferase RsmG, translating to MDKLLRAARDLGLPLRSEHLPVFQRYYELLVEWNQRFNLTAITDYEQVQVRHFADSLTCLLAAPALLEAVRRGAACRLADVGTGAGFPGLPVKIVWPQARLTLIEAVGKKCTFLEEVSRELGLTNVTVVNARAEEVGRDPLHRESYDVVLARAVAEMAVLAEYCLPLARRQGLVVAQKGEEVEEEVVRAEHAVAVLGGRVERVLRVEVPGTALPRSLVVLRKTSLTPPEYPRRPGVPSRRPLRAV from the coding sequence ATGGACAAGCTGCTGAGGGCGGCTCGGGACCTGGGTCTGCCTCTACGGTCCGAGCACCTCCCGGTGTTTCAGCGTTACTACGAACTGCTGGTGGAGTGGAACCAGCGGTTCAATCTCACTGCCATCACCGACTACGAGCAGGTGCAAGTACGACACTTCGCCGACTCGCTCACCTGCCTGCTGGCGGCTCCTGCTCTCCTCGAGGCCGTCCGTCGCGGAGCTGCCTGCCGCCTGGCGGACGTAGGCACTGGAGCGGGCTTCCCGGGGTTACCGGTCAAGATTGTGTGGCCTCAGGCTCGCCTCACCCTGATCGAGGCGGTGGGCAAGAAGTGCACTTTCCTGGAGGAGGTGTCGCGCGAGTTGGGGCTGACGAACGTGACGGTGGTGAACGCCCGCGCCGAAGAGGTGGGGCGGGACCCCCTGCACCGGGAGTCCTACGACGTGGTGCTGGCACGAGCGGTGGCGGAGATGGCCGTTCTGGCGGAGTACTGCCTGCCCTTGGCCCGTCGCCAGGGTCTGGTAGTGGCTCAGAAGGGAGAAGAGGTGGAGGAAGAGGTGGTCCGAGCAGAGCACGCCGTGGCCGTGCTCGGGGGACGGGTGGAGCGAGTGCTGCGGGTCGAGGTGCCCGGGACCGCTCTGCCTAGGTCGCTGGTAGTGCTCCGCAAGACGAGCCTTACCCCTCCGGAGTATCCCCGTCGGCCGGGAGTCCCGTCCCGGCGTCCTCTCCGGGCGGTCTGA
- a CDS encoding glutaredoxin, with product MVLDDRQLQLVSQRLRGLERPVRLVMFTQEVECEYCLDTRRLVTQVAGTSAAVEAEVHDFIEERDLAQSYGIDKIPAIAVIGQKDYGIRFYGIPAGYEFGALLDAIVDVSRGDSGLLDSTRVALARLDQDVHLQVFTTPTUPYCPQAVRLAHRLALESDRVRADCIEAMEFPHLVMRYEVRGVPRTVINDSAYADGALPEQAFVRALEDALRRSESA from the coding sequence ATGGTCCTGGATGATAGACAGCTGCAGCTGGTCAGTCAGCGGCTAAGAGGCCTGGAGCGTCCCGTGCGCCTGGTTATGTTCACCCAGGAAGTGGAGTGCGAGTACTGCCTGGACACGCGGCGCCTGGTGACGCAGGTGGCTGGAACATCCGCGGCGGTGGAGGCGGAAGTCCACGATTTCATCGAGGAACGCGATCTGGCCCAGTCCTACGGTATCGACAAGATCCCTGCCATCGCCGTCATCGGCCAGAAGGACTACGGCATTCGGTTCTACGGCATTCCCGCAGGCTACGAGTTCGGCGCTCTACTCGATGCCATCGTCGACGTCTCTCGCGGCGACTCCGGCCTGCTGGATTCCACCCGCGTCGCCCTGGCACGGCTGGATCAGGACGTGCACCTGCAGGTCTTCACCACTCCCACCTGACCCTACTGCCCCCAGGCCGTGCGCCTGGCCCACAGGCTGGCCCTGGAGAGCGATAGGGTACGGGCCGACTGCATCGAGGCTATGGAATTCCCCCACCTGGTGATGCGCTACGAGGTGCGAGGCGTCCCTCGAACGGTCATCAATGACTCCGCCTACGCCGACGGCGCCTTGCCGGAGCAGGCCTTCGTCCGAGCGCTAGAGGACGCCCTGCGCCGGAGCGAAAGCGCGTGA